Sequence from the Sulfuricurvum sp. IAE1 genome:
GTCGTAAATTTACGATGAACGGCGAGAAAAAAGAGGAGACATGTTTTGTCGACATCACTTTTTTCGGCCGTTCGGGTGAAGTAGCCAACCAATACCTTCGCAAAGGCTCCAAAATTCTTGTCGAAGGACGGCTCCAGTTCGAACAGTGGGTTGACCAGCAAAGCGGCCAGAAGCGTTCGAAGCATTCCGTCATCGTCGAAACGATGCAAATGCTTGACTCACGCGGTGAAGGCGGTTCGCAGGGAGGGTATAACGAATATTCCGATAACGGCGCAAGCTACGGAGGGGGCTATGATGCTCCGGCTCCGAAAGCCTACAATCC
This genomic interval carries:
- a CDS encoding single-stranded DNA-binding protein: MYNKVILVGNLTRDVELRYSQNGSAIAKTAIATSRKFTMNGEKKEETCFVDITFFGRSGEVANQYLRKGSKILVEGRLQFEQWVDQQSGQKRSKHSVIVETMQMLDSRGEGGSQGGYNEYSDNGASYGGGYDAPAPKAYNPPPSYSKPAPARMPENNLPEIDINEDEIPF